From the Cyanobium sp. M30B3 genome, the window CCCGAATCTGGTGCACTTCACGATCGGCCTGTTCGTGATCGCGGTCACCTTTGATCTGGCCGGGGCCCTCTATCCGCTGGAGAAGCGGCTGTTCCGCTTTCTGCAGCTGCCGGTCACCCGCGCCGGTCTGCACGACGTGGGCTGGTTCAACCTGCTGGCCTGCGCCGGCGTGACCTTCTTCACCGTGGGGGCGGGCTTCTACGAGATGTTGCTGGCCCGACCGATCGCGGGTGTGCGCAGCAGCATCGGCCTCGACAGCGCCACCACGATGCTGTGGCATGGCGTGGGCGGGGTGGCCATCCTGTTGGTGATCGTGGCGATGACCGTGTGGCGCGGGTACCAGCGTTTTGCCTGGCGCCGCGATCTGGGCCGGCAGGTGCAGTGGAGCTACCTGCTGGTGGGGCTGGGGCTGTTCGGCGTGATCGGCCTGCACGGCACCCTCGGCGCCGAGCTGGCGGCCGAATTCGGCGTGCACATCACCGCCGACCAGCTGCTGGCCGCCGGCGCCGACCTTCGCGAGGCCCTGCCATGACAGCGAGTTCCCCGCGGCGCTTCCCCGCCTCCGGCCTGGCCCTGATCGCGGCGGCCGTGGGCCTCGACCTCTGGGCGAGTGTGGCGGTCGCCCGCCTCTCCCACAGCTGGCTGCCGGTGCCGGCCTCCAGCGCCGCCCCGCTGGTCGACGACCTGTTCGCCCTGGAGAGCGGCATCGGCACCTTCATCTTTCTGGGCTGCTGCGGCGTGATCCTCTGGACGCTGCTGTTCAACCGCGCCCCCAAGTACGACCTGGAGAACGGCGATCCGATCGAGGGCAATCTGCGCCTGGAGATCACCTGGACGGTGATTCCGCTGGTGCTGGTGATGGCGATCGCCTGGCATGCGATCAACGTGAATCACACCCTGGCCACCCTGGGTGGCAAGCTGCGCACCACCGGCGGCCACAGCCATGGCGGTGAGCTGGTGGCCCAGCTGCCCACTGGCGGGACAGGGGAGTCCGCGGCCCTGGAGGCGGTGGGGCCGATCGAGGTGATCGCCCGCCAGTGGTCGTGGGAGTTTGGCTATCCCGATGGGGTGCGCAGCACCGAGCTGCACCTGCCGGTGAACCGCCAGGCCGAGTTCCGCCTGATCTCCCTGGATGTGCTGCACGGCTTTTTCATCCCGGCCTTCCGGCTCAAGCAGGACCTGATCCCTGGCAGCGAGATCACCTACCGGCTCACCCCCACCCGGGAGGGCCGCTACCGGCTGCGCGATTCCCAGTTCAGCGGCGGCTACTTCGCCAGCAACCAGACCGATGTGGTGGTGGAGAGTGAGCAGGCCTACCAGGCCTGGCTGGACGCGGCGGCCCGGCTGCCCCTGCAGGAGGCGCCCAACCCCGCCGATGCGCTCTACCGCCGCCGGCTGGAGCGGGGCGACCGGGGCTGGGCGGTGGTGCCGCCGGCACCGCCGCCCCGGGTGAACGTGAGCGCCGACCCGGCGGCGCCCCACGAGGCCTGATCACAGCCTCGGTTCCCTCTCGCAACCTTCGTCGTCCACCCAACGCTCACCTCCCCAGCCCATGGCCTCCTCCTCCGGCCTCTCCTACGACCCGCGGGTGCTGAAGGCGCCCCATCCGGTGCCCGGCGCGCCGGACAACTGGAAGCGCTTCTTCAGCTTCAACACCGATGCCAAGGTGATCGGCATCCAGTACATCGTGACCTCCCTGTTCTTCCTGCTGGTGGGCGGGCTGCTGGCGATGATCATGCGCGGCGAACTGATCACGCCGCCCGCTGATCTGGTGGATCCCAGCGTGTACAACGGGCTCTACACGATGCACGGAACGGTGATGCTGTTCCTGTTTCTGTTCCCGATCCTCAACGGTTTCAACAACCTCTTGATTCCGCCGATGATCGGCGCGCCCGACATGGCCTTTCCGCGGCTGAACGCGATTGCCTTCTGGCTGGTGCCGCTGTTCGGGGTGATCCTGATGGCCAGTTTCCTGATTCCCGGCGGTCCCTCGGGATCAGGCTGGTGGGCCTACCCGCCGGTGAGCCTGCAGAACCCCCTGGGCCACTTCATCAACGGCCAGTTCCTCTGGATCCTGGCGGTGGCCCTCTCGGGGGTGAGCTCGATCATGGGAGCGGTGAACTTCTGCACCACGATCCTGCGCATGCGGGCGCCGGGGATGACCTTCTTCCGCATGCCGATCTTCTGCTGGACGGCCCTGGCGGCCCAGACGATCCAGCTGGTGGGACTGCCGGTGCTCACCGGCGGTGCCCTGATGCTGCTGTTTGATCTGAGCTTCGGCACCAGTTTCTTCCGGCCGGAGGGTGGCGGCGATCCGATGCTCTATCAGCACTTCTTCTGGTTTTATTCCCACCCGGCGGTGTATGTGATGGTGCTGCCGGTGTTCGGTATCTTCTCGGAGCTGTTTCCGGTGTATGCCCGCAAGCCGCTGTTCGGCTATGAGGTGGTGGCGATCGCCTCCTTCGGCATCACCGTCCTCAGCCTGATCGTGTGGGTGCACCACATGTTCTACAGCGGCACGCCCCAGTGGATGCGCAACCTGTTCATGGTCACCACCATGCTGATTGCTGTGCCCACGGGCATCAAGGTGTTCGCCTGGATCGCCACCCTCTGGCGCGGCCGGCTGCGGCTGAGCACGCCGATGCTGTTCTGCCTGGGCGGACTGGTGAACTTCATCTTCGCCGGCATCACCGGCATCATGCTGGCCACCGTTCCGGTGGATATCCATGTGGGCAACACCTATTTCGTGGTGGGGCATTTTCACTACGTGATCTTCAACACGATCACCTTCGGCGTGTTCGCCGGCGTGTACCACTGGTTCCCCAAGTTCACCGGCCGGATGTATTACGAGGGCCTGGGCAAGCTGCACTTCGCCCTCACCTTCATCGGCAGCGCCCTCAACTTCCTGCCGATGCATTGGGCCGGCCTGATGGGGATGCCGCGCCGGGTGGCCTCCTACGACCCCGAATTCGCCCTGGCGAATGTGCTGGCCAGCCTCGGTGCCTTCCTGGTGGGGGTGGCCACGATTCCCTTCATCCTCAACATGGTGAGCTCCTGGGCCCGGGGTCCGAAGGCGCCGCCCAACCCCTGGCAGGCGATCGGTCTGGAGTGGCTGCTGCCCTCGCCGCCGCCGGCCGAGAACTTCGAACACGACGTGCCCACCGTGATCAGCGGCCCCTACGGCTATGGCCTCAACCACCCCCTTGTGGAGAACGAGGCCCACTACATCGCCCGCTCTCAGGAGGCCTGATCCGATGAGCAGCACCCCGGCGAGCCATGCCCACGGCGGTCACAACCTCACCGGCATGGTGATCTTTCTGCTCTCCGAGAGCATCATCTTTCTGGCTTTCTTTGCCGGCTATGCCGTGTTGAAGAGCTCATCCCCGGTGTGGCTGCCGGCGGGAGTGGACGGGCTGGAGGTGCGTGAGCCACTGATCAACACTGTGATTCTGGTGAGCAGCAGCTTTGTGGCCTACTTCGCTGAGCGGGCACTGCGCCGCCACAACCTCTGGGGCTTTCGAGCCCTCTGGGGGCTCACCATGGCCATGGGAGCCTATTTCGTGTTCGGCCAGGCGGTGGAATGGGCCGGTCTGCCGTTTTCCCTGCAGAGCGGTATCTACGGTGGCAGCTTCTACCTCCTCACCGGTTTTCATGGCCTGCATGTGATCACCGGCGTGCTGCTGATGGGGCTGATGCTGGTGCGCTCTTTCCTGCCGGGGAATTACGACAACGGCGACGCCGGCGTCACGATGGTGTCGCTGTTCTGGCACTTTGTGGATGTGATCTGGATCATCCTGTTTGTGCTGATTTACGTGTGGCAGCGTTCCTGAGGCGATCGCGATGATCATTGACGACACCCTCTACGACGTGGTGGTGATCGGCAGCGGCGCTGCCGGCGGCACCCTGGCGGCCGAGCTGGCCGAGGCCGGCCGGCGGGTGCTGGTGCTGGAGCGCGGCCACCGGCTGCCGCTGCTGGATCAGAACGTGGCCGATATCGACCTGTTCCGCAAGCAGCGCTACCACCCCGAAGCGCCCTGGTTCGGCAGCGACGGCGATCCCTTCAACCCCCAGATGGTGTACGCCCGCGGCGGCAACACCAAGATCTGGGCGGCGGTGCTGGAGCGGCTGCGCGAGGCCGAGTTCGAGGGGGTGGCGATGCAGGAGGGCCGCTCCCCTGACTGGGGGCTGCGCTACGGCGATCTGGCTCCGTACTACGACCGGGCCGAGAGCCTCTACCGCGTGCACGGGATGGCGGGTGAGGACCCCACCGCCCCACCCCGCGCCGCTGCCTACCCCCATGTCCCCCGGCCGCTGGAGCCGGTGCTGGAAACGCTGCGTGGTGACCTGCAACGCCAGGGAGTCCGCCCCTACAGCCTGCCGCTGAGCTGGAGCGAGAGCGCGGAGGATCCCACGGGCGATGCCGAGCTGTTCGGCCTGGATCGGGCCCTGACACCCTCTGCTCCGGGGGCGATTCCGGCGGTGCTGCGCAGCGGTGCGCTGGTGGAGGCCCTGCATGTGGACGCCTCCGGCCGGCAGGTGAAGGGGGTGGAGGCGCGCATCGGCGACGAGCGCTGGCTGTTCCAGGGCCAGCAGGTGGTGCTGGCCGCCGGCGCCATCAACAGCGCCGCGATCCTGCTGCGCTCGGGCCTGGCCAATGGCTCGGGCCAGGTGGGCCGCAACCTGATGAAGCCCCAGCTCACGGCGATCCTGCAGCGGGCCAGTGCCCCGAATTCGGGGCGCTATGCCCCAGCCCTCGGTGTCACCGACTACTACTGGGGCGACAAGAACGTCGACTACGCCCTGGGCTCGATCCGCAACGGTGGCGGCGTGCTGCAGGATCCGCTGTTTGCCGAGTCGCCGCCGCTGCTCTCCCTGGTGAGCCGGCTGCTGCCCGACGGGGCGCTGGAGTGGCTGGCCGACCGCTCGATCACCTGGTGGGCGATGACGCCGGTGCTGCCCGATCCCGACAACCGGGTGACGGTGACGGGCGAACGCATCGACGTGGCTTACATCGCCAACAACCGCGAGGCCCACGACCGGCTGGTGTACCGCTGGCTGGACACAATCCAGAAAACCGAGGCCGACCCCCTCACCACGGTGGTGCAGCGGGCGCCGATCTATCCCCGCGGTGAGGCGCCCCTGAGCGTGATGGGCTACGCCTGCGGTACCTGCCGGATGGGGCCAGATTCCGCCAGCTCGGTGGTGAACCCCGAGGGCCGCTGCCACGAGCTGGCCAACCTCTGGATCGCCGATGCCAGCGTGTTTCCCAGCTGCCCGGCCGTGGGCCCGGGCCTCACGGTGATCGCCCATGCCCTGCGCCTCGGCGAGCATCTGCAGGCGGCCCTGCCATGACCAGCGGGTCCGCCGGGCTGGCCGGCTCCGCCGAGGGGAGTTCGGAGGCCCGGCGCATCGCCGAGCGCGACAGCGGCCAGGTTTCCTGGGACCTGTGGGGCAGTTACCTGCCCGAGCGCCAGTGGGGCACGGTGCGGGAGGACTACTCCGCCGATGCCGACGCCTGGACCTCCTTCCCCCACGACCATGCCCGCTCACGGGCGTACCGCTGGGGAGAGGACGGCCTGCTGGGGATCTGCGATGCCCAGTGCCGCCTCTGTTTCTCCCTGGCCCTCTGGAACGGCCAGGACCCGATCCTCAAGGAGCGGCCCTACGGCCTGGGCAACCCGGAGGGCAACCACGGCGAGGACATCAAGGACTACTTCTTCCATCTCGCCAACACCCCCACCCACAGCTTCATGCGGGGGCTCTACAAGTACCCCCAGACGCGCTTCCCCTACGAGCGACTGCTGGCGGAAAACGCCGCGCGCGGCCGCCAGCAGCCGGAGTACGAGCTGGTGGACACGGGCATCTTCGCGGAGGGGCGCTATTTCGATGTGTTCATCGAGTACGCCAAGGCCTCGGCCAACGACCTGCTCATCCGCATCCGGGCGATCAACCGCGGTCCCGATGCCGCTCCCCTCACCCTGCTGCCCACCCTCTGGCTGCGCAACACCTGGAGCTGGGGCTATCCCGATGAAGCCCGCGAGCCCTTGCGGCTGAAGGGTGATCAGCTCCGCAGCCCGGCGCGGGGCGAACTGCCGGCCTATGGGCTGCTGCTCGACCCTGAGGCCGCCTGCCCTTCGCTGCGCTGGCTGTTCACCGACAACGAGACGAACCACCAGCGGCTCTACGGCCAGCCCAATCCCACCCCCTTTCAGAAGGACGGCTTCCACCGCTGGCTGATCGATGGCGAGGCGGGGGCCGTGAATCCGGCCGGGGAGGGCACCAAGGCGGCGCCGCTGCTCCAGCGCACCCTCCAGCCCGGCGAGACCTGGACCGTGCAGCTGCGCCTGTGCCAGGCCGGGGAGCAGACCGCCGACAGGGACGCCGCCGGGGCCTTCGGCCCTGCATTTGCGGCGGTGTTCGCGGCCCGGGAGCAGGAGTGGCAGGCCTACATGGCCCAGTGCGTGCCGGGGCTCGCGGCGGAGGATCGCCTGATCCACAACAGCGCCATCGCCGGGCTGCTGTGGTGCAAGAAGTACTACGGCTGGAGCGTGCTGCGCTGGCTGGAGGGGGACCCCACCCAGCCGCCGCCGCCGCGAGCGCGGCTGCATACCGAAACAGCCCAGTGGAGCCGGCTGCACGCCCACAACGTGATCTCCATGCCGGATGCATGGGAATACCCCTACTTCTGCCAGTGGGATCTGATGTTCCAGGCGATGGCCTTCACGATCGTGGATCCGGCCACCGCCAAGCAGCAGGCGATGCTGCTGCGCTCCCCCCATTTCACCGCTCCCAACGCCCAGACGCCGGCCTACGAGTGGGCCCTCTCCGACGCCAATCCGCCGATCGGCGCCTGGGCGGTGATGCGCATCTTCCAGATCGAGCGCCGCCAGAATGGCGGCAGCGGTGATCTGGCCTTTCTGCGCGCCGCCCTGCGCAAGCTCACCCTGGAATACGGCTGGTGGGCCAACCGCAACGACCGTTCCGGCGACAACGTGTTCGAGGGGGGCTTCCTCGGCCTGGACAACATCGCTGTGTTCGACCGGCGCTTTCCCCTCGCCGATGGCAGCCACATCGAGCAGTGCGACGGCACGGCCTGGATGGCCTCGCTGAGCCTCAATCTGCTCAACATCGCCGTGGAGCTGAGCCGGGAAGAGCCGGAATACGCCGATCTGTGTGAGCGCTTCGTGCTGGATTTCGTGCAGCTGGCCCTCACCCTCAATGCCCCGTCCGAGCGGGACTACCTGAACTGGGATGAGCAGGACGGCTTCTACTACGACGTGATCAAACGCCCCGATGGCAGCACCGATTACCTGCGCACCCGCTCGGTGTCAGGCCTGGTGCCGCTGCTGGCCGTCGCCAGCTACGACGTGGAGACGGTGGCCCGCCTGCCGGTGCTGGACGTGCTGCAGAGCATGGCCTGGTTCGTGCACGAACGCACCACGCCCACCTGGCTGGCCGCCAACCTGGGCCAGTGGCACAACGACCGCCTGCTATTCACCCTGGTGCCGGAGGGTCGCCTGCGGCGCATCTGCGAACGGCTGTTCGATGAGGAGGAGTTTCTCTCTCCCTATGGCATCCGGGCGCTCTCCAAGGTGTATGAGCAAGCCCCTTACCGCTACAGCGAGGGCAGCCAGAGTGACGTGCTCGCCTACAGCCCGGCCGACAGCCCGGTGGCGAT encodes:
- a CDS encoding DUF2231 domain-containing protein, encoding MGANGLPYALPIHPNLVHFTIGLFVIAVTFDLAGALYPLEKRLFRFLQLPVTRAGLHDVGWFNLLACAGVTFFTVGAGFYEMLLARPIAGVRSSIGLDSATTMLWHGVGGVAILLVIVAMTVWRGYQRFAWRRDLGRQVQWSYLLVGLGLFGVIGLHGTLGAELAAEFGVHITADQLLAAGADLREALP
- a CDS encoding cytochrome c oxidase subunit II, yielding MTASSPRRFPASGLALIAAAVGLDLWASVAVARLSHSWLPVPASSAAPLVDDLFALESGIGTFIFLGCCGVILWTLLFNRAPKYDLENGDPIEGNLRLEITWTVIPLVLVMAIAWHAINVNHTLATLGGKLRTTGGHSHGGELVAQLPTGGTGESAALEAVGPIEVIARQWSWEFGYPDGVRSTELHLPVNRQAEFRLISLDVLHGFFIPAFRLKQDLIPGSEITYRLTPTREGRYRLRDSQFSGGYFASNQTDVVVESEQAYQAWLDAAARLPLQEAPNPADALYRRRLERGDRGWAVVPPAPPPRVNVSADPAAPHEA
- the ctaD gene encoding cytochrome c oxidase subunit I, whose translation is MASSSGLSYDPRVLKAPHPVPGAPDNWKRFFSFNTDAKVIGIQYIVTSLFFLLVGGLLAMIMRGELITPPADLVDPSVYNGLYTMHGTVMLFLFLFPILNGFNNLLIPPMIGAPDMAFPRLNAIAFWLVPLFGVILMASFLIPGGPSGSGWWAYPPVSLQNPLGHFINGQFLWILAVALSGVSSIMGAVNFCTTILRMRAPGMTFFRMPIFCWTALAAQTIQLVGLPVLTGGALMLLFDLSFGTSFFRPEGGGDPMLYQHFFWFYSHPAVYVMVLPVFGIFSELFPVYARKPLFGYEVVAIASFGITVLSLIVWVHHMFYSGTPQWMRNLFMVTTMLIAVPTGIKVFAWIATLWRGRLRLSTPMLFCLGGLVNFIFAGITGIMLATVPVDIHVGNTYFVVGHFHYVIFNTITFGVFAGVYHWFPKFTGRMYYEGLGKLHFALTFIGSALNFLPMHWAGLMGMPRRVASYDPEFALANVLASLGAFLVGVATIPFILNMVSSWARGPKAPPNPWQAIGLEWLLPSPPPAENFEHDVPTVISGPYGYGLNHPLVENEAHYIARSQEA
- a CDS encoding heme-copper oxidase subunit III is translated as MSSTPASHAHGGHNLTGMVIFLLSESIIFLAFFAGYAVLKSSSPVWLPAGVDGLEVREPLINTVILVSSSFVAYFAERALRRHNLWGFRALWGLTMAMGAYFVFGQAVEWAGLPFSLQSGIYGGSFYLLTGFHGLHVITGVLLMGLMLVRSFLPGNYDNGDAGVTMVSLFWHFVDVIWIILFVLIYVWQRS
- a CDS encoding GMC family oxidoreductase, translating into MIIDDTLYDVVVIGSGAAGGTLAAELAEAGRRVLVLERGHRLPLLDQNVADIDLFRKQRYHPEAPWFGSDGDPFNPQMVYARGGNTKIWAAVLERLREAEFEGVAMQEGRSPDWGLRYGDLAPYYDRAESLYRVHGMAGEDPTAPPRAAAYPHVPRPLEPVLETLRGDLQRQGVRPYSLPLSWSESAEDPTGDAELFGLDRALTPSAPGAIPAVLRSGALVEALHVDASGRQVKGVEARIGDERWLFQGQQVVLAAGAINSAAILLRSGLANGSGQVGRNLMKPQLTAILQRASAPNSGRYAPALGVTDYYWGDKNVDYALGSIRNGGGVLQDPLFAESPPLLSLVSRLLPDGALEWLADRSITWWAMTPVLPDPDNRVTVTGERIDVAYIANNREAHDRLVYRWLDTIQKTEADPLTTVVQRAPIYPRGEAPLSVMGYACGTCRMGPDSASSVVNPEGRCHELANLWIADASVFPSCPAVGPGLTVIAHALRLGEHLQAALP
- a CDS encoding glucosidase, which translates into the protein MTSGSAGLAGSAEGSSEARRIAERDSGQVSWDLWGSYLPERQWGTVREDYSADADAWTSFPHDHARSRAYRWGEDGLLGICDAQCRLCFSLALWNGQDPILKERPYGLGNPEGNHGEDIKDYFFHLANTPTHSFMRGLYKYPQTRFPYERLLAENAARGRQQPEYELVDTGIFAEGRYFDVFIEYAKASANDLLIRIRAINRGPDAAPLTLLPTLWLRNTWSWGYPDEAREPLRLKGDQLRSPARGELPAYGLLLDPEAACPSLRWLFTDNETNHQRLYGQPNPTPFQKDGFHRWLIDGEAGAVNPAGEGTKAAPLLQRTLQPGETWTVQLRLCQAGEQTADRDAAGAFGPAFAAVFAAREQEWQAYMAQCVPGLAAEDRLIHNSAIAGLLWCKKYYGWSVLRWLEGDPTQPPPPRARLHTETAQWSRLHAHNVISMPDAWEYPYFCQWDLMFQAMAFTIVDPATAKQQAMLLRSPHFTAPNAQTPAYEWALSDANPPIGAWAVMRIFQIERRQNGGSGDLAFLRAALRKLTLEYGWWANRNDRSGDNVFEGGFLGLDNIAVFDRRFPLADGSHIEQCDGTAWMASLSLNLLNIAVELSREEPEYADLCERFVLDFVQLALTLNAPSERDYLNWDEQDGFYYDVIKRPDGSTDYLRTRSVSGLVPLLAVASYDVETVARLPVLDVLQSMAWFVHERTTPTWLAANLGQWHNDRLLFTLVPEGRLRRICERLFDEEEFLSPYGIRALSKVYEQAPYRYSEGSQSDVLAYSPADSPVAMFGGNSNWRGPVWMPINFLLIESLQKYAHFYGDSFKVEFPTRSGNWITLWDASLQLQSRLVNIFRRDGQGRRAFNGDVELFQSDPHWRDLILFNEYFHGDNGRGVGASHQTGWTALVAKMINQLNRYPTG